In one Gossypium hirsutum isolate 1008001.06 chromosome D09, Gossypium_hirsutum_v2.1, whole genome shotgun sequence genomic region, the following are encoded:
- the LOC107891496 gene encoding phosphatidylinositol transfer protein 2 → MVQLKEFRIVMPMSLEEYQVAQMYMVMKMQQQSTNGDEGVEVLENKRFQDDVFGKGQFTSKVYRLQSKAPAWLTTIAPKDALVMQEEAWNAYPRCKTVIKCPYFTKFSLTIETVHRADNGTSENVHGLNEEQLAARQVEIIDIASAETDYWSYAIGSSSFDFSKFKSTKSGRGPLLDGWQDNYRPVMTAYKLVTIDAPYWGFGYRLEQALLAGERALFIESHRNCFGWIDEWFGLTMQQIRELEQQGDCLLNEKISKPALLTDAADCERRFTHSSERQVQQVVHT, encoded by the exons ATGGTTCAACTCAAGGAATT TCGCATTGTCATGCCTATGTCTTTGGAAGAG TATCAGGTAGCTCAAATGTACATGGTAATGAAGATGCAGCAGCAGAGTACAAATGGGGATGAAGGTGTTGAAGTCTTGGAGAACAAGCGTTTTCAAGATGATGTATTTGGTAAAGGTCAATTCACATCTAAAGTATATCGTTTACAAAG CAAAGCACCTGCTTGGCTTACAACTATTGCACCGAAAGATGCTCTTGTAATGCAAGAGGAAGCATGGAATGCATACCCAAGATGTAAAACAG TGATCAAG TGCCCATACTTTACCAAGTTCTCTCTCACAATTGAGACTGTCCATAGGGCAGACAATGGCACATCGGAAAAT GTGCATGGTTTAAATGAAGAACAACTGGCCGCTAGACAGGTAGAAATCATTGATATTGCTTCAGCTGAAacagattattggagttatgctaTCGGAAGTAGCAGTTTTGACTTTTCGAAGTTCAAATCCACAAAATCTGGCCGTGGTCCGCTTTTGGATGGATGGCAG GATAATTACCGTCCAGTAATGACGGCATATAAATTGGTGACAATAGATGCACCATATTGGGGTTTTGGTTATCGACTTGAACAAGCTTTGCTAGCG GGTGAAAGGGCACTTTTCATTGAAAGTCACCGGAACTGTTTTGGTTGGATtgatgaatggtttgggctgaCAATGCAACAAATACGCGAACTTGAACAACAAGGTGATTGCTTATTAAATGAG AAAATTAGCAAGCCGGCTTTGCTGACAGATGCCGCGGATTGTGAGCGAAGGTTTACTCATAGCAGTGAAAGACAGGTACAGCAAGTTGTCCATACATGA